The following are encoded in a window of Stigmatopora nigra isolate UIUO_SnigA chromosome 23, RoL_Snig_1.1, whole genome shotgun sequence genomic DNA:
- the LOC144181093 gene encoding plexin-B2-like isoform X2, with translation MERRPWWWCWLFLATVAAVASAHARSPHGQSPQFLSDTSINNVVRDGRTGRLYVGAVNAIYQLSADLRTESRVETGPRRDNRQCTPPITDACEEAVESDNHNKLLLVHGAQERLVACGSLFRGICSLVNLSRVEQVLYFVDNKGEKTYVASTDHGISVVGVMSYFTKDRDNFTVFMVAKGYGGHDSTKLISTRILRDYGEWNVFENVVDASSVQANPFVLRYQHDFRLAFKDGSFVYFLFSRTLGVQDSKNVTFVARMCEDDQSYYSYTELQLNCSAANKFNKVQAAYVSTPGEVLAQNLSRSGRYGPVLASDKVLFVAFSSDREPGGSAVCMYPVRAINARLLEIIGACYGNGGLMDDKPAVYFPYSSKSDGTCSGPNRLNMAQKYKCGAEFLPSPLAGSAHVALTAEPSLVRKGVVTAVAVAVEMGHAVAFLGTANGEVLKLHLSAQPEIYGLASAEATGGKVNKDLLLDSQLQHLYIVGEKKISKVPVQACHLKSDCRACVALKDPYCGWCVLEGRCTRKHQCARGTEDHAWLWSPDRQCVEIRAFRPPNLSCRKTQQVDISVPALPRLRESDRLRCLFGSWASRAVAVGSPAVVTCSLPDPAEVPPAPAQRDYVSVPLQIVVNDQVVVTTGEFHFYDCAATAGKNPNTPCISCVTSEWGCQWNAREHRCGDTDGTPDQSHIVKPQQPERCPQFQWPRPLLIPVGVRVSVGFRGSNLDIYSGRKFVMGTELMKQTEEEVTQEPDDAAGGGGGHHFKFPGFPFSYDRRQEVNVSFHVIERDTGRKIDSTLTVLLYNCSVGREDCSLCRHAHAKYDCVWCASSQSCVYRGSCPTPPPALCPKPQITDIWPRFGPLNGRIAVTIGGSNMGVKKEDIKRISVAGVECQHLQERYSVSTRVVCEIGPAKRTPPSDIPLEPGNSGAVVVEVDGGRTGKSQVFFTYRDPRPEAVHPGKGPAAGGTAITIVGRDLDTASRGDVSVSVGGVPCPVLSFGEFITCRTGPYGGQKLPSQPLALKVLYGRNTSKEVAAAFRYTDNPKISDYNPKSSFVCGGRRIVVTGNGFDLIQRASLKVAPATEEFSSPDAPGQQVVQDALSKNDSVLEFLSPAVNWSDGRPLLAVVQLDQVKLELEAFAYHPDPSFDKLSKMVVTETSVIIVTGRGFAKATTAAEARAFVGDAPCNVSILQDDRLILDPPSRRPRARSRRHRREAAGEPLELVVMFGHGEWKVGSVYYGGKEDMPLAIIVPAVVVPMLLFVAVSVYCYRRKSRQAEREYEKVKNQLDNLEESVRDRCKKEFTDLMIEMEDHTSEPSEARIPFLDYKTYTERNLFLPSKDGGGGGVLTGHVHVPEFRRAIVTRALEQFSNLLNSKPFLINFIHTLESCPDFNARARGDFASLLTVALHGKLVYFTDITRTLLLELVDQHVHNKHPKLMLRRSETVVERMLCNWMSICLYQFLRDSAGEPLYKLFKALKHQVEKGPVDAKVKKAKYTLNDTGLLGDDVEYSVLTLQVLVHGEGADVTPVKVLNCDTISQVKEKIIDQVYRNLPYSQRPKAHNVALEWRPGSTGQILSDLDLTSQKEGRWKRLNTLAHYNVRDNATLVLSKVLHSRAVHQHQDHNQERNALPEDDDTFHLVRAGDELDEVKSRRGGVKDKSVNKAITEIYLTRLLSVKGTLQTFVDDFFRSILRSSAAVPPAVKYFFDFLDEQALRHDNVDEETLHVWKTNSLPLRFWVNILRNPHFILDVHVTEVVDASLHVIALMFMDACTKTEHKLSRESPSNKLLYAKEISTYKKMVDDYYKGIRQMVPVSDQDMNTYLAEVSRQHTDELNTQQALHQLYQYASKYYDAIIRSLDQDPAAQKSQLTLRLQQIAADLEDKVTDL, from the exons ATGGAGCGGCGGCCTTGGTGGTGGTGCTGGCTTTTCCTGGCGACGGTGGCGGCAGTGGCGAGCGCCCACGCCCGGAGCCCCCACGGCCAGAGCCCCCAGTTCCTCTCGGACACCTCGATCAACAACGTGGTCCGAGACGGCCGCACGGGGCGCCTCTACGTGGGCGCCGTCAACGCCATCTACCAGCTGTCCGCCGACCTGCGGACAGAGTCCCGCGTGGAGACGGGCCCCCGCCGGGACAACCGGCAGTGCACGCCGCCCATCACGGACGCCTGCGAGGAGGCGGTGGAAAGCGACAACCACAACAAGCTCCTCCTGGTGCACGGCGCCCAGGAGAGGCTGGTGGCGTGCGGTAGCCTCTTCCGGGGCATCTGCTCGCTGGTCAACCTCAGCCGCGTGGAGCAAGTGCTCTACTTTGTCGACAACAAGGGGGAGAAGACCTACGTGGCCAGCACCGACCACGGGATCTCCGTGGTGGGAGTCATGTCCTACTTTACCAAGGACAGAGACAACTTCACCGTTTTCatg GTGGCCAAGGGCTACGGCGGCCACGACAGCACCAAGCTGATCTCCACCCGCATCCTGAGGGACTACGGCGAATGGAACGTGTTTGAGAACGTGGTGGACGCCTCGTCGGTGCAGGCCAACCCTTTTGTGCTGCGCTACCAGCACGACTTTCGCTTGGCCTTCAAGGACGGCTCCTTCGTCTACTTCCTCTTCTCGCGCACGCTGGGCGTGCAGGACAGCAAGAACGTCACCTTCGTGGCGCGGATGTGCGAGGACGACCAGAGCTACTACTCGTACACGGAGCTGCAGCTCAACTGCAGCGCGGCCAACAAGTTTAATAAAGTTCAG GCCGCCTACGTCAGCACGCCGGGCGAGGTTTTGGCTCAGAACCTGAGCAGGTCGGGGCGCTACGGACCCGTCTTGGCTTCCGACAAAGTCCTCTTCGTGGCCTTCTCGTCGGACCGGGAGCCCGGCGGCTCCGCCGTGT GCATGTACCCCGTGCGAGCCATCAACGCCAGGCTGCTGGAGATCATCGGCGCCTGCTACGGCAACGGAGGCCTGATGGACGACAAGCCGGCCGTGTACTTCCCTTACTCCAGCAAATCCGACGGCACGTGCAGCGGACCCAATCGG CTGAACATGGCGCAGAAGTACAAGTGCGGCGCCGAATTCCTGCCGTCGCCGTTGGCCGGCAGTGCCCACGTGGCCCTGACGGCCGAGCCCTCCCTGGTCCGCAAGGGGGTGGTGACCGCCGTGGCCGTGGCCGTGGAGATGGGGCACGCCGTGGCTTTCCTGGGCACCGCCAACGGAGAG GTGCTCAAGTTGCATCTGTCGGCCCAGCCCGAGATTTACGGCCTGGCGTCGGCCGAAGCGACGGGCGGCAAGGTCAACAAGGATCTCCTGCTGGATTCTCAGCTGCAGCACTTGTACATTGTCGGCGAGAAAAAG ATTAGCAAAGTGCCCGTGCAGGCGTGCCACCTGAAGAGCGACTGCCGGGCTTGCGTGGCCCTCAAGGATCCGTACTGCGGCTGGTGTGTGCTGGAGGGAAG GTGCACCAGGAAGCACCAGTGCGCCAGGGGGACGGAGGATCACGCCTGGCTGTGGTCCCCCGATCGGCAGTGCGTGGAGATCCGGGCCTTTCGGCCCCCCAACCTCAGCTGCCGCAAGACGCAGCAG GTGGACATCAGCGTTCCGGCTCTGCCCAGACTCCGGGAGTCGGATCGACTGCGCTGCCTGTTCGGATCGTGGGCCAGCCGCGCCGTGGCGGTGGGCAGCCCGGCCGTGGTCACCTGTTCCCTGCCCGACCCCGCCGAGGTTCCGCCCGCTCCCGCGCAACGAG ACTACGTGTCCGTGCCGCTCCAGATCGTGGTCAACGACCAGGTGGTGGTGACCACGGGGGAATTCCACTTCTACGACTGCGCGGCGACCGCCGGCAAAAATCCCAACACGCC GTGTATTTCGTGCGTGACCAGCGAGTGGGGCTGCCAGTGGAACGCCCGCGAGCACCGATGCGGCGACACGGACGGCACGCCGGACCAAAGTCACATCGTCAAACCTCAACAG CCGGAGCGCTGCCCGCAGTTCCAGTGGCCGCGGCCGCTCCTGATCCCCGTCGGCGTCCGGGTTTCCGTCGGTTTCCGGGGGAGCAACCTGGACATCTACTCG GGTCGTAAGTTCGTGATGGGCACGGAGTTGATGAAGCAGACGGAAGAGGAGGTGACGCAGGAGCCGGACGAcgccgccggcggcggcggcggccaccaCTTTAAATTCCCAGGCTTCCCG TTCTCTTACGACCGGCGGCAGGAGGTCAACGTTTCCTTCCACGTCATCGAACGGGACACGGGGCGCAAGATCGACAGCACGCTCACGG TGCTTTTGTACAACTGCTCGGTGGGCAGAGAGGACTGCAGCCTGTGCAGACACGCCCACGCCAAGTACGACTGCGTGTGGTGCGCCTCCTCGCAGTCCTGCGTCTACCGTGGCTCGTGCCCCACGCCGCCACCCGCCCTCTGCCCCAAGCCGCAGATAACCGAC ATCTGGCCGCGTTTCGGGCCTCTGAACGGCCGCATCGCCGTCACCATCGGGGGTTCCAACATGGGCGTGAAGAAGGAGGACATCAAGAGGATCAGCGTGGCCGGCGTGGAGTGTCAACACTTGCAAGAGCGGTACTCCGTCTCCACCAG GGTGGTGTGCGAGATCGGTCCGGCCAAACGGACGCCGCCGTCGGACATCCCGCTGGAGCCCGGCAATAGCGGCGCGGTGGTGGTGGAAGTGGACGGCGGGCGCACGGGGAAGTCGCAGGTGTTCTTCACCTATCGG GACCCGCGGCCGGAAGCCGTGCATCCCGGGAAGGGGCCGGCCGCCGGCGGGACCGCCATCACCATCGTCGGCCGAGACTTGGACACGGCCTCCCGAGGGGACGTCTCCGTCTCGGTGGGCGGCGTGCCCTGTCCAGT GCTTTCCTTCGGGGAGTTCATCACCTGCCGGACGGGCCCGTACGGCGGCCAGAAGCTTCCCTCCCAGCCGCTGGCGCTCAAAGTCCTGTACGGGCGCAACACCAGCAAAGAAGTGGCGGCCGCCTTCCGCTACACCGACAACCCCAAGATCTCCGACTACAACCCCAAGTCCAGCTTCGTCTG CGGCGGGCGGAGGATCGTGGTGACGGGAAACGGCTTCGACTTGATCCAGAGGGCCAGTTTGAAGGTGGCGCCGGCCACGGAAGAATTTTCCTCGCCGGACGCGCCAGGCCAG CAAGTGGTCCAGGATGCCCTGAGCAAGAACGACAGCGTGTTGGAATTCCTGTCGCCGGCGGTGAATTGGAGCGACGGCCGCCCGCTGCTCGCCGTGGTGCAGCTGGACCAAGTCAAATTAGAGCTGGAGGCCTTCGCGTACCACCCCGACCCCTCCTTCGACAAGCTCTCCAAGATGGTCGTCACCGAGACCAGCGTCATCATCGTCACC GGGCGGGGCTTCGCCAAGGCCACCACGGCCGCCGAGGCGCGGGCTTTCGTGGGAGACGCCCCCTGCAACGTCAGCATTCTTCAG GACGACAGGTTGATCCTCGACCCGCCTTCGCGGCGGCCCCGGGCTCGCTCCAGACGTCACCGGCGAGAGGCCGCCGGCGAGCCCCTGGAACTTGTG GTGATGTTCGGCCACGGCGAGTGGAAAGTGGGCTCCGTGTACTACGGCGGGAAGGAAGACATGCCGCTGGCTATCATCGTGCCCGCCGTCGTCGTGCCCATGCTGCTCTTTGTGGCCGTGTCCGTGTACTGCTACAG GAGGAAGAGCCGGCAGGCGGAGCGAGAGTACGAGAAGGTCAAAAATCAGCTGGACAATTTGGAGGAGAGCGTCAGGGATCGCTGCAAGAAGGAGTTCACCG ACCTGATGATCGAGATGGAGGACCACACCAGCGAGCCCAGCGAGGCGCGCATCCCCTTCCTGGACTACAAGACATATACGGAGCGCAACCTTTTCCTGCCTTCcaaggacggcggcggcggcggcgtgctgACGGGACACGTGCACGTGCCCGAGTTCCGCCGGGCCATCGTGACTCGGGCCTTAGAGCAGTTCTCCAACCTCCTCAACAGCAAGCCCTTCCTCATCAAC TTCATTCACACGCTGGAGAGCTGTCCCGACTTCAACGCGCGGGCGCGCGGCGACTTTGCCTCCCTCCTGACGGTGGCGCTTCACGGCAAGCTGGTCTACTTCACCGACATCACGCGGACGCTCCTCCTGGAGCTCGTGGACCAACACGTGCACAACAAACATCCCAAGCTCATGCTGAGGAG GTCGGAGACGGTGGTGGAGAGGATGCTGTGTAACTGGATGTCTATTTGCCTCTACCAGTTCCTCAGG GACAGCGCCGGAGAGCCCTTGTACAAGTTGTTCAAGGCGCTCAAGCATCAGGTGGAGAAAGGCCCGGTGGACGCCAAAGTCAAGAAGGCCAAATACACGCTCAACGACACGGGGCTGCTGGGAGACGACGTGGAGTACTCGGTGCTG ACGCTGCAGGTGTTGGTGCACGGAGAAGGCGCCGACGTCACGCCTGTCAAGGTCCTCAACTGTGACACCATTTCTCAG GTCAAGGAGAAGATCATCGATCAAGTGTACAGAAATCTGCCGTACTCCCAAAGGCCCAAAGCGCACAACGTGGCACTGG AGTGGCGTCCCGGCTCCACGGGTCAGATTCTGTCGGACCTGGACCTGACGTCTCAGAAAGAAGGACGCTGGAAGAGACTCAACACTTTGGCTCATTACAAC GTGCGAGACAACGCCACGCTGGTCTTGTCCAAGGTTTTGCACTCCCGGGCCGTCCACCAGCACCAGGACCACAACCAAGAGC GAAACGCCCTCCCGGAGGACGACGACACTTTCCACCTGGTGCGAGCCGGCGACGAGTTGGACGAGGTCAAATCCAGGCGAGGCGGCGTCAAGGACAAGTCTGTCAACAAAGCCATCACCGAGATCTACTTGACGCGGCTGCTCTCCGTCAAG GGCACGCTGCAGACGTTTGTGGACGACTTTTTCCGCAGCATCCTGCGCTCCAGCGCCGCCGTGCCGCCCGCCGTCAAGTACTTCTTCGACTTCCTGGACGAGCAGGCGCTCCGGCACGACAACGTGGACGAGGAGACGCTGCACGTGTGGAAGACCAACAG CTTGCCGCTGCGCTTTTGGGTCAACATCCTGCGCAACCCTCACTTCATCTTGGACGTCCACGTGACGGAGGTGGTGGACGCCTCGCTGCACGTCATCGCCCTCATGTTCATGGACGCCTGCACCAAGACGGAGCACAAACTCAGCCGG GAGTCGCCCAGCAACAAGCTGCTCTACGCTAAGGAGATCTCCACCTACAAGAAGATGGTGGACGA TTACTACAAAGGAATCCGTCAAATGGTTCCCGTCAGCGACCAGGACATGAACACCTATCTGGCCGAGGTGTCCAGG CAACACACGGATGAGCTCAACACGCAGCAGGCCCTCCACCAACTCTACCAGTACGCCAGCAAGTACTATGATGCG ATCATCCGGTCTCTGGACCAGGACCCGGCCGCGCAGAAAAGCCAGCTGACGCTCCGACTGCAGCAAATCGCCGCCGACCTGGAGGATAAAGTCACCGATCTGTGA